In a single window of the Rhizobiaceae bacterium genome:
- a CDS encoding AMP-binding protein, with the protein MLEKRDSYDALIRDFRWRIPERFNIGVAVSDRWAAIDPDRVAIHAFDAGDGKSTLTFGELARQSDALGLGLRGLGIGAGDRVALLLPQSFEAAIGHVAIYKIGAVAVPLALLFGVEALEYRLKACGAKAVITNAGGAATLAAIRGALPELAHVVVTEAVDPGAGLLPFHELAARADRFQPVETGPDDPALMIFTSGTTGPPKGALHGHRVLLGHLPGFEMAYQFPPQADDVMWTPADWAWAGGLLNAMLPALYLGIPVVAGRFERFNPRTAFDLMERMGVTLAFLPPTALRMMKGSGESAKRRALRLRAVMSAGEQLGRETYEWAEQEFGLTVNEFYGQTECNLVIGSCAALGAAKAGATGRAVPGHVVEIIDAKGNVLPQGEVGQIAVRRPDPVMFLGYWQDAAATEKKFLGDRMLTGDQGHVDNDGFIHFFGRDDDVITSAGYRIGPGEIEDCLVGHPEVALAAAVGKPDSVRTEIVKAYVVPKPGVEPSEELARRIQLWVRSRLSAHEYPREIEFVDSVPLTTSGKVIRRIFRERAKLEAQGKTAAGN; encoded by the coding sequence ATGCTCGAAAAACGCGACAGCTACGATGCGCTCATCCGGGACTTCCGCTGGAGGATTCCGGAGCGTTTCAACATCGGCGTCGCGGTGTCCGACCGCTGGGCCGCAATCGACCCGGATCGCGTCGCCATCCATGCCTTCGATGCTGGGGATGGAAAATCCACGCTGACATTCGGGGAACTTGCACGGCAATCCGACGCGCTTGGACTGGGCCTGCGCGGGCTTGGGATCGGCGCGGGCGACCGCGTGGCGCTGCTGCTGCCGCAATCCTTCGAGGCGGCAATCGGCCATGTGGCGATCTACAAGATTGGCGCGGTGGCCGTTCCCCTTGCCCTTTTGTTCGGCGTCGAAGCGCTGGAATACAGGCTGAAAGCCTGCGGCGCGAAGGCCGTCATCACCAATGCAGGCGGCGCAGCCACGCTCGCTGCGATCCGTGGCGCACTGCCGGAACTGGCGCATGTCGTCGTGACGGAAGCGGTTGATCCGGGAGCGGGCCTGCTGCCCTTTCACGAACTGGCTGCGCGGGCGGACAGATTCCAGCCGGTCGAGACCGGCCCCGACGATCCGGCGCTGATGATCTTCACCTCGGGCACGACCGGCCCGCCGAAGGGCGCCTTGCACGGCCATCGCGTGCTGCTCGGGCACCTGCCGGGCTTCGAGATGGCCTATCAGTTTCCGCCACAGGCCGACGATGTGATGTGGACGCCGGCGGACTGGGCATGGGCAGGCGGGTTGCTGAACGCCATGCTGCCCGCGCTCTATCTTGGCATTCCGGTCGTCGCGGGACGCTTCGAGCGGTTCAATCCGCGCACCGCGTTCGATCTCATGGAGCGCATGGGCGTGACGCTGGCGTTCCTGCCGCCGACGGCGCTGCGCATGATGAAAGGCTCCGGCGAGAGCGCGAAGAGACGAGCCTTGCGGCTTCGCGCCGTCATGTCGGCAGGCGAGCAGCTTGGCCGCGAAACCTATGAATGGGCCGAACAGGAATTCGGGCTGACGGTCAACGAGTTCTACGGGCAGACGGAATGCAATCTGGTGATCGGCTCCTGCGCCGCGCTGGGTGCGGCGAAGGCCGGTGCGACGGGCCGCGCGGTGCCGGGGCACGTGGTCGAGATCATCGACGCGAAGGGCAATGTGCTGCCGCAGGGCGAGGTCGGGCAGATCGCGGTCCGGCGGCCCGATCCGGTCATGTTCCTCGGCTACTGGCAGGACGCCGCGGCGACGGAGAAGAAGTTCCTCGGCGACCGGATGCTGACCGGCGACCAGGGCCATGTCGACAATGACGGTTTCATCCATTTCTTCGGGCGCGACGACGATGTGATCACCTCTGCGGGTTACCGCATCGGGCCGGGCGAGATCGAGGATTGCCTCGTCGGGCACCCGGAGGTGGCGCTGGCCGCCGCCGTTGGCAAGCCCGATTCCGTGCGCACCGAGATCGTCAAGGCCTATGTGGTGCCGAAGCCGGGCGTCGAGCCGTCCGAGGAGCTGGCGCGCCGCATCCAGCTCTGGGTGCGTAGCCGCCTGTCGGCGCACGAATATCCGCGCGAGATCGAGTTCGTGGACAGCGTTCCCTTGACCACATCCGGCAAGGTGATCCGCCGCATTTTCCGCGAACGCGCCAAGCTGGAAGCGCAGGGCAAAACCGCAGCCGGCAACTGA
- a CDS encoding electron transfer flavoprotein subunit beta/FixA family protein: MKVLVPVKRVVDANVKVRVKSDGSAVELANVKMAMNPFDEIAVEEAIRMKEAGKAEEIVVVSIGPAQAAETLRTALAMGADRAILVKTDETAEPLGVAKVLKGVVDAEKPGMVILGKQAIDDDSNQTGQMLAALLGWAQGTFASKIEFAGDKAKVTREVDGGLQTVELKLPAIVTVDLRLNQPRYASLPNIMKAKKKPLDEKSPADFGADLKPRLKVLKTEEPGGRKAGVKVKDVAELVSSLKAAGVL; the protein is encoded by the coding sequence ATGAAGGTACTCGTCCCGGTCAAGCGGGTTGTGGATGCGAACGTGAAGGTCCGGGTGAAATCGGACGGGTCGGCGGTTGAGCTTGCCAATGTGAAGATGGCGATGAACCCGTTCGACGAAATCGCCGTTGAAGAGGCGATCCGCATGAAGGAAGCCGGCAAGGCGGAGGAAATCGTGGTGGTCTCCATCGGCCCCGCGCAGGCTGCCGAAACGCTGCGCACCGCGCTTGCGATGGGTGCGGACCGCGCCATTCTGGTCAAGACCGACGAGACGGCGGAGCCGCTCGGCGTCGCCAAGGTGTTGAAAGGCGTGGTCGATGCCGAGAAGCCGGGCATGGTGATCCTCGGCAAGCAGGCCATCGACGACGATTCCAACCAGACCGGCCAGATGCTGGCGGCACTTCTCGGCTGGGCGCAGGGAACGTTCGCCTCCAAGATCGAGTTTGCCGGCGACAAGGCGAAGGTCACGCGCGAGGTCGACGGCGGCCTGCAGACCGTCGAACTCAAGCTGCCCGCCATCGTGACGGTAGACCTGCGGCTGAACCAGCCGCGCTATGCCTCGCTGCCGAACATCATGAAGGCGAAGAAGAAGCCGCTGGACGAGAAGTCCCCGGCGGATTTCGGGGCCGACCTCAAGCCGCGCCTCAAGGTGCTCAAGACCGAGGAACCGGGCGGCCGCAAGGCGGGCGTCAAGGTCAAGGACGTGGCCGAGCTGGTATCCAGCCTCAAGGCGGCAGGCGTGCTGTAA
- a CDS encoding NrsF family protein, which produces MKTDELIHALQTDSPAQGASLATVLKLAFIAAILAAALAFFAMLGPRPDIAIAMGTMRFPFKFVVTVVLALSAASLFLPLARPGERGSAVVLLAAPAVVGIAALLELLVLSPASREAAWIGTNAMLCMTFIPLIGLGPLAIFLAALRYGAPTRPALAGAVAGVLAGGIAATFYAAHCTDDSPLFVATWYTLAITGLAVLGALAGRFLLRW; this is translated from the coding sequence ATGAAGACCGACGAACTGATCCACGCATTGCAGACAGACAGCCCGGCGCAAGGCGCCTCGCTTGCAACTGTCCTGAAGCTCGCCTTCATCGCCGCCATCCTTGCGGCGGCGCTGGCGTTTTTCGCCATGCTCGGCCCGCGCCCCGACATCGCAATTGCCATGGGCACCATGCGCTTTCCCTTCAAGTTCGTCGTGACGGTCGTGCTGGCGCTCAGCGCGGCCTCGCTGTTTCTGCCGCTGGCGCGGCCGGGCGAACGAGGAAGCGCGGTTGTCCTGCTCGCGGCACCCGCCGTCGTCGGAATTGCGGCCCTTCTGGAATTGCTCGTGCTTTCTCCCGCTTCGCGCGAGGCTGCCTGGATCGGCACGAATGCGATGCTTTGCATGACATTCATTCCGCTGATCGGCCTTGGTCCGCTGGCGATTTTCCTTGCCGCGCTGCGCTACGGAGCGCCAACCCGCCCTGCGCTGGCGGGGGCGGTCGCCGGGGTTCTCGCAGGTGGTATCGCCGCCACTTTCTATGCCGCGCATTGCACGGACGATTCGCCTCTTTTCGTTGCGACCTGGTACACGCTCGCCATTACCGGCCTTGCCGTGCTCGGCGCCCTTGCAGGACGCTTCCTGCTGCGCTGGTAG
- a CDS encoding VWA domain-containing protein — MFIPFFLELKAARVPVSLREYLTLLEGMQSDLVTYDVEGFYYLARAALVKDERHIDRFDRVFAHVFRGVEAVSGQAGIDVANLPEEWLRRLAEKHLTEEEKKLVEALGGFDKLMETLKKRLEEQKGRHQGGSKWIGTAGTSPFGAYGYNPEGIRIGQETSRHRRAVKVWDKREFRNFDDSVELGTRNIKVALKRLRRWVRDGAVEELDLPGTIHATAEHGYLDVQTRPERRNAVKLLMFFDVGGSMDDHVRVVEELFSAARAEFRQLEFFYFHNCLYEGVWKDNRRRHAEKIPTFDVLHKYGHDYKVIFVGDAAMSPYEIVTPGGSVEHWNEEAGAVWLQRARAQWPDAVWINPTRHEHWGYSHSTSLIRDLFGGRMYPLTLEGLDTATRELSRRH; from the coding sequence ATGTTCATACCTTTTTTCCTCGAATTGAAGGCTGCGCGGGTTCCCGTCTCGCTGCGGGAATATCTGACCCTGCTGGAAGGCATGCAGTCTGACCTCGTCACCTACGACGTGGAAGGCTTCTACTATCTGGCGCGGGCGGCCTTGGTGAAGGACGAACGGCACATCGACCGCTTCGACCGCGTGTTCGCGCATGTGTTCCGGGGCGTCGAGGCCGTATCGGGCCAGGCGGGCATCGACGTTGCGAACCTGCCGGAGGAATGGCTGCGGCGGCTGGCGGAAAAGCACCTGACGGAGGAAGAGAAAAAACTTGTCGAGGCGCTGGGCGGCTTCGACAAGCTCATGGAGACCTTGAAGAAACGGCTCGAAGAGCAGAAGGGACGCCATCAGGGCGGCAGCAAATGGATCGGGACGGCGGGGACATCGCCGTTCGGGGCCTATGGCTACAATCCCGAAGGCATCCGCATCGGTCAGGAGACCAGCCGCCATCGTCGCGCGGTGAAGGTGTGGGACAAGCGCGAGTTTCGCAATTTCGACGATTCGGTCGAGCTTGGCACGCGCAACATCAAGGTGGCGCTGAAGCGCCTGCGCCGCTGGGTGCGCGACGGCGCGGTGGAGGAACTGGACCTGCCGGGCACGATCCACGCCACGGCGGAACATGGCTATCTCGACGTGCAGACGCGGCCCGAACGCCGCAATGCGGTGAAGCTGCTGATGTTCTTCGACGTGGGCGGTTCAATGGACGATCATGTCCGCGTCGTCGAGGAACTGTTTTCGGCGGCGCGCGCCGAGTTTCGCCAACTCGAATTCTTCTACTTCCACAACTGCCTCTATGAGGGCGTGTGGAAGGACAATCGCAGGCGTCACGCCGAAAAGATTCCCACTTTCGACGTGCTGCACAAATACGGGCACGACTACAAGGTGATCTTCGTCGGCGATGCCGCGATGAGCCCCTATGAAATCGTCACACCCGGCGGCTCGGTCGAGCACTGGAACGAGGAGGCCGGCGCCGTCTGGCTGCAACGCGCCAGGGCGCAATGGCCGGATGCGGTGTGGATCAATCCCACCCGGCACGAGCATTGGGGCTATTCGCATTCGACCAGCCTGATACGCGACCTGTTCGGCGGGCGCATGTATCCGCTGACGCTGGAAGGGCTGGACACCGCTACGCGCGAGTTGTCGCGCAGGCATTGA
- a CDS encoding HNH endonuclease, which produces MVYPVTMDLSSLETLNRVAYQALGDWWQDDRRNWCAYCGIGMQRWCGKGTTPGQQATRDHVIAKAHRGGRLTIPACRACNEAKGKKFLAEFLDSDYLKVKRALPADHCWPIEALWAVAGISAIRTALSLSVSSAGISVRPSLKADHIQ; this is translated from the coding sequence TTGGTTTATCCGGTCACCATGGATTTGAGCAGCCTCGAAACGCTGAACCGCGTGGCCTATCAGGCACTTGGCGACTGGTGGCAGGATGATCGCCGCAACTGGTGCGCCTATTGCGGCATCGGCATGCAGCGCTGGTGCGGCAAGGGAACGACGCCGGGCCAGCAGGCCACGCGAGACCATGTCATCGCAAAAGCGCATCGCGGCGGACGCCTGACCATTCCCGCCTGCCGCGCCTGCAACGAGGCCAAGGGCAAGAAGTTTCTCGCGGAGTTTCTGGACAGCGACTACCTCAAGGTGAAACGCGCCTTGCCTGCCGATCATTGCTGGCCGATCGAGGCGCTGTGGGCCGTCGCGGGCATTTCAGCCATCAGGACCGCTCTCAGCCTGTCCGTTTCCTCAGCCGGTATTTCGGTGCGGCCAAGTCTCAAAGCAGATCATATTCAATGA
- a CDS encoding DUF2282 domain-containing protein, protein MNRNTIALALAGSLASALAASAAPLPAEKMVGMEKCYGIALKGQNDCAAGAGTTCAGTSATDYNPAAWKAVPAGTCTTMEVDGHKGMLEPM, encoded by the coding sequence ATGAACCGCAATACGATTGCGCTGGCGCTGGCCGGCTCGCTTGCGTCCGCTCTCGCTGCTTCGGCAGCCCCGCTTCCCGCCGAAAAGATGGTCGGCATGGAGAAGTGCTACGGGATCGCGCTGAAGGGGCAGAACGACTGCGCCGCCGGCGCCGGAACCACATGCGCGGGAACCTCCGCAACGGACTACAATCCAGCGGCCTGGAAGGCCGTTCCGGCAGGAACCTGCACGACGATGGAAGTCGACGGGCACAAGGGCATGCTCGAACCGATGTGA
- a CDS encoding sigma-70 family RNA polymerase sigma factor produces the protein MLAGLLRAALGGNEKAYAEFLRRTAALVRGFVGRKTQGGADVEDVVQETLLAIHLKRHTWRQDAAVLPWLYAIARYKLIDAWRRRGRRVDVDIDDFRDMIAAPEPQESLSERDLGRVLDALPAGQRSVVSSISVDGNSIGETAAKLGMNETAVRVALHRGLKALAARFGRGET, from the coding sequence ATGTTGGCCGGTTTGCTGCGGGCCGCGCTCGGCGGTAACGAGAAGGCTTATGCCGAGTTTCTGCGTCGCACGGCCGCGCTGGTGCGTGGTTTCGTGGGGCGCAAGACGCAAGGCGGGGCCGATGTTGAGGACGTGGTGCAGGAAACCTTGCTGGCCATTCATCTCAAGCGCCATACATGGCGGCAGGACGCCGCCGTGCTGCCGTGGCTCTATGCGATCGCGCGCTACAAGCTGATCGATGCGTGGCGCAGGCGCGGCCGGCGCGTGGATGTCGATATCGATGATTTCCGGGATATGATCGCTGCGCCGGAGCCTCAGGAATCGCTCAGCGAACGCGACCTTGGCCGCGTGCTCGATGCGCTGCCCGCCGGACAGAGATCCGTGGTTTCGTCCATTTCCGTCGATGGCAACAGCATCGGCGAAACGGCGGCAAAGCTCGGCATGAACGAAACGGCGGTGCGCGTCGCGCTGCATCGCGGGTTGAAGGCGCTTGCGGCCAGGTTCGGGCGGGGCGAAACATGA
- a CDS encoding DUF692 domain-containing protein — MDNRTLPLRAGVGLKPEHYGEIIETQPDVGFFEVHAENYMGAGGPPHRYLEAIAGRYPLSLHGVGLSIGSEGPLDKAHLARLKHLNERYAPASFSEHLAWSTHESEFMNDLLPLPYTQASLRRVADHVDEVQQALGRRMLLENPSTYVLFEESTIDEIDFLEGIAARAGCGLLLDVNNVMVSAVNHRLDPYAYIDRFPLHLVGEIHLAGYDEAFDGAGDRLLIDAHGSAVLDDVLALYRHTVARGGAKPTLVEWDNNIPDWQTLFAEAVKADAILTDAQVRKVA; from the coding sequence ATGGACAATCGCACCCTACCGTTGCGCGCAGGCGTCGGCCTGAAGCCGGAGCACTATGGCGAGATCATCGAAACACAGCCGGATGTCGGCTTTTTCGAGGTTCATGCCGAAAACTACATGGGAGCGGGCGGGCCGCCGCATCGCTATCTCGAGGCGATTGCCGGGCGCTATCCATTGTCGCTGCACGGCGTCGGGCTCTCCATCGGCTCGGAAGGACCGCTGGACAAGGCGCATCTCGCGCGGCTCAAACATCTCAATGAGCGTTACGCGCCCGCCAGTTTCTCCGAACACCTGGCATGGTCCACGCATGAGTCCGAATTCATGAACGACCTGCTGCCCCTGCCCTACACGCAAGCCTCCCTTCGTCGCGTGGCAGACCATGTCGATGAGGTACAGCAGGCGCTCGGTCGCCGCATGCTGCTGGAAAATCCCTCGACCTATGTGCTGTTCGAGGAAAGCACCATCGACGAGATCGACTTTCTCGAAGGGATCGCCGCACGCGCCGGATGCGGGCTGCTTCTGGACGTTAACAACGTCATGGTGTCGGCGGTCAATCACCGTCTCGATCCCTATGCTTATATCGACCGGTTTCCGCTGCATCTGGTCGGCGAAATTCACCTCGCCGGGTATGACGAAGCATTCGATGGCGCGGGCGACCGGCTGTTGATCGACGCGCATGGCAGTGCCGTGCTGGACGACGTTCTGGCGCTCTATCGCCACACGGTCGCGCGCGGCGGTGCGAAGCCGACGCTGGTGGAGTGGGACAACAACATTCCCGACTGGCAGACGCTCTTTGCCGAGGCGGTCAAGGCCGACGCGATACTGACCGACGCCCAGGTGCGAAAGGTCGCCTGA
- a CDS encoding MoxR family ATPase codes for MRFEGTRDYVADKDLMVAVNAAIALERPLLVKGEPGTGKTELARQLASALGLDLIEWHVKSTTRAQQGLYEYDAVSRLRDSQLGDARFNDIHNYIKRGKLWDAFASDKKVVLLIDEIDKADIEFPNDLLQELDRMEFFVYETGETIRAEQRPIVIITSNNEKELPDAFLRRCFFHYIRFPDLDTLQRIVEVHYPGIKQNLVRAALNQFYEIREVPGLKKRPSTSEALDWIRLLVADDIEPADLRGDAKNALPRLHGALLKNEQDVHLFERLAFMARRQGS; via the coding sequence ATGCGCTTTGAAGGCACCCGCGACTATGTTGCGGACAAAGACCTGATGGTGGCAGTGAACGCCGCAATCGCGCTGGAGCGGCCTTTGCTGGTGAAGGGCGAGCCCGGAACCGGCAAGACCGAACTCGCACGGCAGCTCGCCTCGGCGCTCGGTCTCGACCTGATCGAATGGCACGTCAAATCCACGACACGCGCCCAGCAGGGCCTCTATGAATATGATGCCGTGTCGAGGCTGCGCGACAGCCAGCTTGGCGATGCACGGTTCAACGACATCCACAACTACATCAAGCGCGGCAAGCTGTGGGATGCGTTTGCCTCGGACAAAAAGGTGGTGCTTCTGATCGACGAGATCGACAAGGCGGACATCGAGTTCCCGAACGACCTGCTCCAGGAACTCGACCGCATGGAATTCTTCGTCTACGAAACCGGCGAGACGATCCGTGCAGAGCAAAGGCCCATCGTCATCATCACCTCGAACAATGAGAAGGAACTGCCGGACGCATTCCTGCGCCGCTGCTTTTTCCACTATATCCGCTTTCCCGACTTGGACACGCTTCAGCGCATCGTGGAGGTGCACTATCCGGGCATCAAGCAGAACCTCGTGCGCGCCGCGCTGAACCAGTTCTACGAAATCCGTGAGGTGCCCGGCCTGAAAAAGCGGCCTTCGACCTCCGAAGCACTGGACTGGATAAGACTGCTGGTTGCCGACGACATCGAACCCGCGGACCTGCGGGGCGACGCGAAGAACGCGCTGCCGCGTCTGCACGGAGCACTGCTCAAGAACGAGCAGGACGTGCATCTGTTCGAGCGGCTGGCGTTCATGGCCCGCCGCCAGGGTAGCTGA
- a CDS encoding GNAT family N-acetyltransferase produces the protein MGVEVRALSEGDHSQWRRLWAAYLEFYKTNLPDEVFETSWQRLFAEGEFEPRGLIATIGGEPVGLVHYLFHRSMWSIEGNCYLQDLYTSVEARGKGVGAALIEAVRQAAAERGVTNVYWMTHETNQTARALYDRVARRTGFIEYDLL, from the coding sequence ATGGGCGTCGAGGTCCGGGCATTGTCCGAGGGCGACCATTCACAATGGCGCAGGCTGTGGGCAGCCTATCTGGAATTCTACAAGACGAACCTGCCGGACGAGGTTTTTGAGACGAGTTGGCAACGTTTGTTCGCAGAAGGCGAATTCGAGCCGCGCGGCCTGATCGCAACGATAGGCGGCGAGCCGGTCGGCCTCGTGCACTATCTTTTTCACCGCTCCATGTGGTCGATCGAGGGCAACTGTTATTTGCAGGACCTCTACACCTCGGTCGAGGCACGCGGCAAAGGTGTCGGAGCAGCACTCATCGAGGCGGTCAGGCAGGCAGCCGCCGAGCGCGGCGTCACCAATGTCTACTGGATGACCCACGAGACGAACCAGACAGCGCGGGCGCTTTACGACCGCGTGGCGCGCCGCACCGGCTTCATTGAATATGATCTGCTTTGA
- a CDS encoding putative DNA-binding domain-containing protein has translation MAAITQSQFAAALFAREAAPPGLTTARGEADASRFAVYRNNVAVALIKALEGRFPVTRRVVGDGFFRMMAHAFIEKNKPSSPLIFEYGAEMPDFISGFEPARQLSYLPDLARIEAAWTSAYHAAEAPVVTAADLAAIADDLAGCRLVAHPSTFLIASAHPAGSIWAANQASDVAPLQTYGPETILVARPFADVHVHILPAQDTAFVQHLFAGHSLGDAGQEALSRNERFDFGTALVGLASLGAFTSIQTGRTR, from the coding sequence ATGGCCGCGATCACGCAATCGCAATTTGCCGCAGCACTTTTCGCGCGCGAAGCCGCGCCGCCCGGATTGACGACCGCGCGCGGGGAGGCTGACGCGAGCCGCTTTGCCGTCTACCGCAACAACGTGGCCGTCGCGCTGATCAAGGCGCTTGAAGGCCGGTTTCCCGTGACCCGGCGCGTCGTGGGCGACGGTTTTTTCCGTATGATGGCGCACGCGTTCATCGAGAAGAACAAGCCGAGCTCGCCGCTGATTTTCGAATATGGCGCTGAGATGCCGGATTTCATTTCAGGTTTCGAGCCTGCCCGCCAACTGTCCTATCTGCCCGACCTTGCACGGATCGAGGCCGCTTGGACCAGCGCCTATCATGCCGCGGAAGCGCCGGTCGTCACAGCGGCAGATCTGGCAGCCATTGCGGACGACCTCGCCGGGTGTCGCCTCGTCGCGCATCCCTCGACTTTCCTGATTGCAAGCGCCCACCCGGCAGGGTCCATCTGGGCCGCCAACCAGGCATCGGACGTCGCGCCACTACAGACGTATGGCCCCGAAACGATCCTTGTCGCGCGGCCGTTCGCGGACGTTCACGTTCATATTTTGCCAGCGCAGGACACGGCATTCGTGCAGCACCTGTTTGCGGGCCACAGCCTTGGCGACGCGGGGCAAGAGGCGCTGTCCCGGAACGAACGTTTCGATTTCGGGACAGCGCTTGTCGGTCTGGCTTCGCTGGGCGCATTCACTTCCATTCAGACCGGGAGGACCCGATGA
- a CDS encoding electron transfer flavoprotein subunit alpha/FixB family protein encodes MAILLIAEHDNASLSDQTAKALSAALKIGSDVDVLVAGKGAKGAADAAAKLKGVRKVLLAEADELAERLAEPTADLVVSLAGDYDTIVAPATTSGKNVLPRVAALLDVMQVSEIVEVVSPDTFKRPIYAGNAIQTVQATDAKKVITVRTASFQAAGDGGSAKVETVKAAANPGLSTFVENKLSESDRPELTSAKIIISGGRALGSSEKFQEVILPVADKLGAAVGASRAAVDAGYAPNDWQVGQTGKVVAPDLYIACGISGAIQHLAGMKDSKVIVAINKDEEAPIFQVADYGIVGDLFVILPELQKAL; translated from the coding sequence ATGGCAATTCTTCTCATCGCCGAACATGACAATGCCTCGCTGTCCGACCAGACCGCGAAGGCGCTTTCCGCCGCGCTCAAGATCGGCTCAGATGTCGATGTGCTGGTTGCTGGCAAGGGTGCGAAGGGCGCTGCCGACGCCGCCGCGAAGCTGAAAGGCGTTCGCAAGGTTCTGCTGGCGGAGGCGGACGAACTGGCCGAGCGGCTGGCCGAACCGACAGCCGACCTCGTCGTCTCGCTGGCGGGCGACTATGACACGATCGTCGCGCCCGCCACCACCAGCGGCAAGAACGTGCTGCCGCGCGTGGCCGCGCTGCTCGACGTGATGCAGGTTTCGGAGATCGTCGAGGTCGTCTCGCCGGACACGTTCAAGCGCCCGATCTATGCCGGCAACGCCATCCAGACGGTGCAGGCGACCGATGCGAAAAAGGTCATCACGGTGCGCACCGCCTCCTTCCAGGCGGCGGGAGACGGCGGTTCGGCCAAGGTCGAGACGGTGAAGGCGGCAGCCAATCCGGGTCTCTCCACCTTCGTCGAGAACAAGCTTTCGGAAAGCGACCGGCCCGAGCTGACATCGGCCAAGATCATCATTTCCGGCGGTCGCGCGCTCGGCTCCTCGGAAAAGTTCCAGGAAGTCATCCTGCCGGTGGCCGACAAGCTGGGTGCAGCCGTTGGTGCTTCACGCGCAGCGGTCGACGCCGGGTATGCGCCGAACGACTGGCAGGTCGGACAGACCGGCAAGGTTGTGGCGCCCGATCTTTACATCGCCTGCGGCATTTCCGGTGCGATCCAGCATCTTGCGGGCATGAAGGACTCCAAGGTCATCGTCGCCATCAACAAGGACGAGGAAGCGCCGATCTTCCAGGTGGCCGACTACGGCATCGTGGGCGACCTGTTCGTGATCCTGCCGGAGTTGCAGAAGGCGCTTTGA
- a CDS encoding 3-hydroxybutyryl-CoA dehydrogenase yields the protein MTKIKTVGIIGAGQMGGGIAHVSALAGYDVLLYDISPDRIENGIATINGNLARQVSSGKLDDKTRKEALSRISPAPAMADLAGADIVIEAATENEEVKRKIFQELCPQLNPEAILATNTSSISITRLAAQTDRAERFIGIHFMNPVPVMKLVELVRGIATEDPTFEAAKEFVHRLDKTVTLSEDFPAFIVNRILLPMINEAIYTLYEGVGTVEAIDTAMKLGANHPMGPLQLADFIGLDTCLSIMQVLHDGLSDSKYRPCPLLVKYVEAGWLGRKAGRGFYDYRGEHPVPTR from the coding sequence ATGACGAAAATCAAGACGGTCGGCATCATCGGTGCGGGCCAGATGGGTGGCGGGATCGCCCATGTGTCCGCGCTCGCGGGCTATGACGTCCTGCTCTACGATATTTCGCCCGACCGCATCGAGAACGGCATCGCGACCATAAACGGCAACCTCGCCCGCCAGGTCTCGTCCGGCAAGCTGGACGACAAGACGCGCAAGGAAGCGCTGTCGCGAATTTCGCCCGCGCCCGCGATGGCCGATCTGGCCGGCGCGGACATCGTCATCGAGGCCGCGACGGAAAACGAAGAGGTGAAGCGCAAGATCTTTCAGGAATTGTGCCCCCAGCTCAATCCGGAAGCGATACTGGCGACGAACACCTCGTCCATTTCGATCACCCGGCTGGCGGCGCAGACCGACCGCGCCGAGCGCTTCATCGGCATCCACTTCATGAACCCTGTCCCGGTGATGAAGCTGGTGGAACTGGTGCGCGGCATCGCAACCGAAGACCCGACCTTCGAGGCGGCGAAGGAATTCGTGCACCGGCTCGACAAGACGGTCACGCTTTCCGAGGATTTCCCGGCTTTCATCGTCAACCGCATTCTGCTGCCGATGATCAACGAGGCGATCTACACGCTCTATGAGGGCGTCGGCACCGTGGAAGCTATCGACACCGCCATGAAGCTTGGCGCGAACCATCCGATGGGGCCGCTCCAGCTTGCGGATTTCATCGGGCTGGATACATGCCTTTCCATCATGCAGGTACTGCATGACGGCCTGTCCGACTCCAAATACCGCCCCTGCCCTCTGCTGGTGAAATATGTCGAGGCCGGGTGGCTCGGACGCAAGGCCGGACGCGGCTTCTACGACTATCGCGGCGAACATCCGGTCCCGACACGGTGA